The proteins below come from a single Sander vitreus isolate 19-12246 chromosome 15, sanVit1, whole genome shotgun sequence genomic window:
- the LOC144530118 gene encoding glutamine-rich protein 2, whose translation MVESEIKADKFALESKVSRLQFNSVTEQLNAMFHELLNKVTGHEQDWHKVIDKLSTEMECKLNRMELDSVKKQLENRWKNIHEKLQAQGAPEHEDAAGIRKQLVDRFHCLSCDRPVVMHTPGQHLAKQPSTPGFPSHKSIRPFTVYALEQFRQHYRSERLSEMTDYSHLAASRSCGGSHTVTLAGQRRPVLQYMKHNPQTEVDAVIPSEEVDIIGLDGHIYKGRLNASTIRNTETKLPTISTKDGMCKTKDKTKCASSHKPASSPELGHGPPVYPPHSAKSTQCSRSTSSSSGRDWPVSALGCTSQLGSVSPASAAAESLNTEPAAEQLLNL comes from the exons ATGGTTgagagtgaaatt AAAGCAGATAAATTTGCTCTGGAGAGCAAAGTGAGCCGTCTGCAGTTTAACTCTGTGACAGAGCAGCTCAACGCCATGTTCCACGAGCTGCTGAACAAGGTGACCGGTCATGAGCAGGACTGGCACAAAGTCATCGACAAACTCTCTACTGAGATGGAATGTAAG TTGAACAGGATGGAGTTGGACTCTGTGAAGAAGCAGCTGGAAAATCGCTGGAAGAACATCCACGAGAAGCTGCAGGCTCAGGGGGCTCCAGAGCACGAGGATGCTGCTGGTATCAGAAA ACAACTGGTGGACAGATTTCACTGCCTCTCCTGTGACCGACCTGTTGTCATGCACACCCCTGGACA GCATCTGGCGAAACAGCCGTCCACTCCTGGATTCCCCTCACACAAGTCCATCAGGCCGTTTACTGTTTACGCTTTGGAGCAGTTTCGACAGCACTACAGGAG CGAGCGGCTCTCTGAAATGACGGACTACAGTCACCTGGCCGCGTCACGGAGCTGCGGGGGGAGTCACACAGTCACCTTGGCAGGCCAGCGACGCCCCGTCCTGCAGTACATGAAGCACAACCCCCAGACAGAGGTGGACGCTGTGATTCCG TCAGAGGAGGTTGATATCATTGGACTGGACGGGCATATTTACAAAGGTCGCCTGAACGCATCTACCATCAGAAATACAGAAACTAAGCTACCTACAATCTCTACCAAAGACG GCATGTGCAAAACCAAAGACAAGACCAAGTGCGCCTCGTCCCACAAACCGGCTTCTTCTCCGGAGCTGGGACACGGCCCTCCGGTTTATCCCCCCCACAGTGCCAAGAGTACCCAGTGCAGCCGCTCaa CCTCCAGCAGCTCCGGGCGGGACTGGCCCGTGTCGGCTCTGGGCTGCACGTCTCAGCTCGGCTCCGTCTCTCCAGcttcagctgcagcagagagccTGAACACAGAGCCTGCTGCTGAGCAGCTGCTCAACCTGTAA